One part of the Paenibacillus silvisoli genome encodes these proteins:
- a CDS encoding dynamin family protein, translated as MSQTIEKAAHSLDASLADMSPIMAAAGDAQDAKRLLELRDKLAGGQLTVAFCGHFSAGKSTLVNRLCGTQLLPSSPIPTSANVVSIVNGEEKATIKKLIDGQEQTIEVPLGEVNDYCKDGETVLSVSLSYPIPRLGSHTVLLDTPGIDSTDDAHRMATESALHLADVVFYVMDYNHVQSEINFTFAKQLKEWGKPLYLIVNQIDKHRENELSFEAYRQSVDEAFGNWHLEPSGIVYLSLRQPDHPQSQWEALESLFESLADIRGPLALCSVDASARHVVRMHGKAMEAAAEPERERLLAQAGGEGEAQRVGEEIAGLEEQLRMTAAEGEGVRAKLRLDVQSILDNANITPAATRDLAQSFLESRKPGFKAGLLFAGAKTAAEQERRLQAFYADIADKVQAGIEWHVLELLRRAADGMGWRDETLERELTSAFEGVLTPEVLISLVNPGAVMGNEYTMTYSRELAAAVKGLYRKSAMPLIDALADRAAAAGEAAAAPLRERLGALSLQAGALAQLAALAERAAAHLARLAALLPPAPPRPALPKPLALGSGASGASGAAPAAAPSAAGIGAPAAAAPAAASASQEAPAAQSGASSEALAPQRQAAERLSRAAALLATHASLAQTVHGMRDKAERLRSSRFTIALFGAFSAGKSSLANALLGEAVLPVSPNPTTAAVNRIVPPSADHPHGTATVLMKSREAMLDDLRYSLGLLGEDAHALSDAALLAAIAKLTPDAVHAGGRPHYSFLKAAAKGWTAHEANLGKRLAVSGDEYRLYVAEESRSCFVSEIELHHANPLTRQGIVLVDTPGADSVNARHTGVAFNYIKNADAILFVTYYNHAFSQADRQFLLQLGRVKDQFELDKMFFLVNAADLAADNEELEGVLAHVERNLQQHGIRFPRMFPISSLQALDGKRTGNQAMIEQSGIGAFEASFLSFTSGDLGALAVTAAEQELARARSTIANWLEAASGDAMSREQAKADIAAHAEKARRLAEGLLDPQPSAQLQQELKELLFYVLQRIQLRFGDHFNFAFNPSSLQDDGRDLKKAIWTSWLELQRLLQIELAQELEATSLRLDNLLGKLAVKKFTETAAEAGALLQGFEPSGFKPAQPESPEEQPAWQAKEVDAKLLWSKFKSPRHFFEGDGKAALRRSLETELTAPLQRWLQAAEDAWLIRYGELWKDAMAQGAGVLRQDIDAFSQGKLDSLSGNTDAEELRRVHEALLAI; from the coding sequence ATGAGCCAAACGATTGAAAAAGCCGCTCATTCGCTGGACGCCTCGCTTGCCGACATGTCGCCGATCATGGCAGCCGCAGGGGATGCGCAGGACGCAAAGCGGCTGCTGGAGCTGCGGGATAAGCTGGCAGGAGGCCAACTGACCGTTGCCTTCTGCGGGCATTTCTCGGCGGGGAAATCGACGCTCGTCAACCGGCTCTGCGGCACGCAACTGCTGCCGTCCAGTCCGATTCCGACGAGCGCGAATGTCGTGAGCATCGTGAACGGTGAAGAGAAGGCGACCATCAAGAAGCTGATTGACGGACAAGAGCAAACGATCGAAGTGCCGCTTGGGGAAGTGAACGACTATTGCAAGGACGGCGAAACGGTATTGTCGGTTTCGTTGTCATATCCGATTCCTAGGCTTGGCAGCCATACGGTGCTGCTCGATACGCCGGGGATCGATTCGACGGACGACGCGCACCGGATGGCGACCGAATCGGCGCTGCATTTGGCGGACGTCGTTTTTTATGTCATGGATTATAACCATGTCCAATCGGAAATCAATTTTACGTTCGCGAAGCAGCTGAAGGAGTGGGGAAAGCCGCTCTATCTGATCGTGAACCAGATCGATAAGCACCGCGAAAACGAGCTGTCCTTCGAGGCTTATCGGCAAAGCGTGGACGAAGCGTTCGGGAACTGGCATTTGGAGCCGAGCGGCATCGTCTATTTGTCGTTGCGTCAGCCTGATCACCCTCAATCGCAGTGGGAAGCTTTAGAAAGCTTGTTCGAATCGCTTGCCGATATCCGCGGACCGCTTGCGCTATGCAGCGTCGACGCCTCCGCAAGGCATGTCGTCCGGATGCACGGCAAAGCGATGGAAGCGGCAGCCGAGCCGGAGCGGGAACGGCTGCTGGCGCAAGCCGGCGGCGAAGGCGAAGCGCAGCGGGTAGGCGAGGAGATTGCAGGGCTGGAGGAGCAGCTTCGCATGACTGCCGCCGAAGGCGAAGGCGTACGGGCGAAGCTCCGCCTAGACGTGCAAAGCATCCTCGACAACGCGAATATTACGCCGGCGGCTACGCGCGATTTGGCGCAATCGTTTCTGGAAAGCCGCAAGCCGGGCTTTAAGGCCGGCCTGCTGTTTGCCGGCGCGAAGACGGCTGCCGAGCAGGAGCGCCGATTGCAGGCGTTCTATGCCGACATCGCCGATAAAGTGCAGGCCGGCATCGAGTGGCATGTGCTTGAGCTGCTGCGGCGCGCCGCGGACGGGATGGGCTGGCGCGATGAGACGCTTGAGCGCGAGCTGACTTCGGCATTCGAAGGCGTGTTGACGCCGGAGGTGCTGATTTCGCTCGTGAACCCGGGCGCCGTGATGGGGAACGAATATACGATGACGTACAGCCGCGAGCTTGCTGCGGCTGTCAAGGGGCTGTACCGCAAGAGCGCGATGCCATTGATCGACGCGCTTGCCGACCGCGCGGCAGCTGCCGGCGAAGCTGCAGCTGCGCCGCTGCGCGAGCGGCTTGGCGCGCTGTCGCTGCAAGCCGGCGCGCTCGCGCAGTTGGCCGCGCTGGCGGAGCGCGCGGCCGCGCACCTCGCGCGGCTGGCGGCGCTGCTGCCGCCCGCGCCGCCGCGCCCGGCGCTGCCGAAGCCGCTGGCGCTCGGCAGCGGGGCGTCCGGCGCCTCCGGCGCCGCGCCGGCGGCTGCGCCTAGCGCCGCCGGCATCGGCGCGCCCGCGGCAGCTGCGCCAGCCGCGGCCAGCGCAAGCCAAGAAGCGCCGGCTGCGCAGTCCGGCGCTTCCAGCGAGGCGCTCGCGCCGCAGCGCCAAGCGGCCGAGCGGCTGAGCCGCGCCGCCGCGCTGCTCGCGACGCATGCGTCGCTCGCGCAAACCGTGCACGGCATGCGCGACAAGGCGGAGCGCCTGCGCAGCAGCCGGTTCACGATCGCGCTGTTCGGCGCGTTCAGCGCGGGCAAATCGTCGCTCGCCAACGCCTTGCTCGGCGAAGCGGTATTGCCGGTGTCGCCGAACCCGACGACGGCTGCGGTCAACCGCATCGTGCCGCCGTCGGCGGACCATCCGCACGGCACGGCGACCGTGCTCATGAAATCGCGCGAGGCGATGCTCGATGACCTGCGCTACTCGCTCGGCTTGCTGGGCGAAGATGCGCACGCGCTCAGCGACGCGGCGCTGCTCGCGGCGATCGCGAAGCTGACGCCGGATGCCGTACATGCCGGCGGCCGTCCGCATTACAGCTTCCTGAAAGCGGCGGCCAAAGGCTGGACCGCGCATGAAGCGAACCTGGGCAAGAGGCTGGCCGTCAGCGGCGACGAATACCGGCTGTACGTCGCGGAAGAGTCGCGCTCGTGCTTCGTCAGCGAAATCGAGCTGCACCATGCGAACCCGCTGACGCGGCAGGGCATCGTGCTTGTCGATACGCCGGGGGCCGATTCCGTCAATGCCCGCCATACGGGCGTTGCCTTCAATTATATTAAAAACGCGGACGCGATTCTGTTCGTGACTTACTATAATCATGCCTTCTCGCAGGCGGACCGGCAGTTTCTGCTGCAGCTCGGCCGCGTGAAGGATCAGTTCGAGCTCGATAAAATGTTCTTCCTCGTCAACGCGGCCGATTTGGCGGCGGACAACGAGGAGCTCGAAGGCGTGCTGGCGCACGTCGAGCGGAACCTGCAGCAGCACGGCATCCGGTTCCCGCGCATGTTCCCGATCTCCAGCCTGCAGGCGCTGGACGGCAAACGCACGGGTAACCAAGCGATGATCGAGCAGTCCGGCATCGGCGCGTTCGAGGCGTCGTTCCTCAGCTTTACGAGCGGCGACCTTGGCGCGCTGGCGGTCACGGCCGCAGAGCAGGAACTGGCGCGAGCGCGGAGCACGATCGCCAACTGGCTCGAGGCAGCCTCCGGCGACGCCATGAGCCGCGAACAGGCGAAGGCCGACATCGCGGCTCACGCGGAGAAAGCGCGGCGCCTCGCGGAAGGGCTGCTGGACCCGCAGCCGAGCGCTCAGCTGCAGCAGGAGCTGAAGGAGCTGCTGTTCTATGTGCTGCAGCGCATTCAGCTGCGGTTCGGCGACCATTTCAATTTCGCCTTCAATCCGTCCTCGCTGCAGGACGATGGGCGGGATTTGAAGAAGGCGATCTGGACGTCGTGGCTGGAGCTGCAGCGGCTGCTGCAAATCGAGCTGGCGCAGGAGCTGGAAGCGACCTCGCTGCGGCTCGACAACCTGCTCGGCAAGCTGGCCGTGAAGAAATTTACGGAAACCGCAGCCGAGGCAGGCGCGCTCCTGCAAGGCTTCGAGCCGTCCGGCTTCAAGCCGGCCCAGCCGGAGAGTCCGGAAGAGCAGCCCGCATGGCAGGCCAAGGAAGTCGACGCGAAGCTGCTGTGGAGCAAGTTCAAATCGCCGCGCCACTTCTTCGAAGGCGACGGCAAGGCGGCGCTGCGCCGCTCGCTCGAAACCGAGCTGACGGCGCCGCTGCAGCGGTGGCTGCAAGCCGCCGAGGACGCATGGCTGATCCGCTACGGCGAGCTTTGGAAGGACGCGATGGCTCAAGGCGCTGGCGTGCTTCGTCAGGACATCGATGCATTCAGCCAAGGCAAGCTCGACTCCTTGTCGGGCAATACCGACGCGGAAGAGCTGCGCCGCGTGCATGAAGCGCTGCTCGCTATCTAA
- a CDS encoding NAD/NADP transhydrogenase alpha subunit: protein MKCISVYTKDFALFSDIYEQIMDAPPAENEEIIIEGITVSGAGDVPEQYIERMRQKPECVVMKEKERNITILQHGEVFEICVPEVQLV, encoded by the coding sequence ATGAAATGCATTTCCGTATACACGAAAGATTTCGCTCTGTTTTCCGATATTTACGAACAAATCATGGACGCGCCGCCGGCCGAAAACGAAGAAATTATTATCGAAGGCATCACCGTCAGCGGTGCGGGCGACGTGCCGGAGCAATATATTGAACGTATGAGACAAAAACCGGAATGCGTCGTGATGAAAGAGAAGGAGCGCAACATTACGATTTTGCAGCATGGCGAAGTGTTCGAAATTTGCGTGCCTGAAGTTCAACTGGTATAA
- the nth gene encoding endonuclease III, with protein MDHFLGVVGEMFPDAHCELNHSNPFELTIAVLLSAQCTDETVNKVTADLFRKYKTPSDYLAVSLDELEHDIKRIGLYRNKALFIQKLCRMLIDDYGGDVPRQHEELTKLPGVGRKTANVVVSNAFGVPAIAVDTHVERVSKRLGFAKADDSVLEVEKKLMKLVPRELWTETHHRLIFFGRYHCKAQSPKCAVCPVTDYCKEGKQRMKPAPNRKAK; from the coding sequence ATGGATCATTTTTTGGGCGTAGTCGGGGAGATGTTTCCCGATGCGCATTGCGAGCTTAACCACTCCAATCCGTTCGAGCTTACGATCGCTGTTTTGTTGTCCGCGCAGTGTACCGACGAGACCGTAAACAAAGTAACGGCCGACTTGTTCCGCAAGTATAAGACGCCGTCCGATTACTTGGCGGTTTCGCTCGATGAGCTGGAGCATGACATTAAACGGATCGGACTCTATCGCAATAAAGCGCTGTTTATTCAAAAGCTGTGCCGCATGCTGATCGACGATTACGGCGGCGATGTACCGCGCCAGCATGAAGAACTGACGAAACTGCCGGGCGTGGGCCGCAAGACGGCCAATGTCGTCGTATCCAACGCCTTCGGCGTACCGGCCATCGCGGTGGACACGCATGTTGAGCGGGTATCCAAACGGCTAGGTTTTGCCAAAGCTGACGATAGCGTGCTCGAGGTCGAGAAAAAGTTAATGAAGCTCGTGCCGAGGGAGCTGTGGACGGAAACGCATCACCGCCTTATTTTCTTCGGACGGTACCATTGCAAAGCCCAAAGCCCGAAATGCGCGGTTTGTCCGGTGACAGATTATTGCAAAGAAGGCAAACAGCGTATGAAACCTGCCCCAAACCGAAAGGCTAAGTAA
- a CDS encoding S-layer homology domain-containing protein, giving the protein MLVFSVLTGYSAAGGSLAHADAAVTARFSDVPAGHWAEKHIAKLAMQGIIKGNNGAFKPADNVSQQEAIALAIRFIGKEQEVRVDDAIVFPPSFEVSNYFKPYIILAFQEGLLDQKEEFELAEANPGSAWGTKKASREWVTKLIVRAIGKQQEAEALAKDKVSFSDGSKVGASYAGYVNEAVSLQLIKGVTADRFDPKGFITRASIATIFSRAESQFPVSYTGQMTGVLSSADDASIHWYQAGKDSTLTISPDTYVYRFDSEKPSRVSELTPNTELLVIANGTKALYVEQLDSEEMVERLNGTIERVVANDSKVWVWIGDEPVAIPYSSTTAITNGSGAAIAASALTVDSEVEITRDTYRSKQQTISIKVKSAPVNKTGQGTVSSLQLNPSSVTVKETASGSETKYDVSPQADVIWQGQILDGGLSQLRVGDAVSYEVKNSIVTKITITQTSAKLVRGEFYSASSDFKTIQYVKNAGSTTSSLEAKFVASNAEVTIDGLTGTTLADLVKGDIMDITLNDKDQVAAIKVVNRKVEMLAGATVLSYDSDLKALFLKKASGELVSVFLTDKTKFDMNGSSIVLSAAAPLLTKNRKLTVGYTDDKAILVQFVYKYSGMVTSINANTNQVTITQSNSSVVTLPMDYPVIVEMNGKTSATLTDVKVGDTATALLNANQDKVTSLQVHSAKQVEVTSVDTINKRFKVKNSDGSILDLNGNVLDLLNEQGEKIMLSNLKTGQTGNLQYVGTTPVGFKLVKVTVGKLTAVTPDIVTVVDYSGNVVNFPLDKGYSVTKNGLTGTAAAAALQPGDRVEVKKDAKDQLAIAVISGVSKKFWKYEAASGVLSVKRATLTEANTYAVTSATKITQGDQPIAISQLKDGDAILLYFYQNALVEIVKS; this is encoded by the coding sequence ATGTTGGTATTTTCGGTACTGACAGGATATTCAGCGGCTGGCGGTTCCTTGGCACACGCCGATGCGGCGGTAACGGCGCGCTTCAGTGACGTGCCTGCCGGACATTGGGCGGAGAAGCATATCGCGAAGCTTGCTATGCAAGGCATCATTAAAGGGAATAACGGCGCCTTCAAGCCTGCGGACAACGTATCCCAGCAGGAGGCGATCGCCCTCGCGATCCGATTTATCGGCAAAGAGCAGGAGGTACGGGTCGACGATGCGATCGTGTTCCCGCCATCGTTCGAAGTCAGCAATTATTTCAAACCTTATATTATCCTTGCGTTTCAAGAAGGCTTGCTGGACCAGAAGGAAGAATTCGAGCTGGCGGAAGCGAACCCGGGCTCGGCTTGGGGCACGAAGAAAGCTTCCCGAGAGTGGGTGACGAAGCTGATCGTTAGAGCGATCGGTAAACAGCAGGAAGCGGAGGCGCTTGCGAAAGACAAGGTCAGCTTCTCCGACGGCAGCAAGGTTGGCGCAAGCTATGCGGGCTATGTGAACGAGGCTGTGTCCCTGCAGTTGATCAAAGGGGTAACGGCAGATCGTTTCGACCCGAAAGGCTTTATTACCCGAGCGTCGATCGCAACGATCTTCAGCAGAGCGGAAAGCCAGTTCCCGGTCAGCTACACCGGTCAAATGACAGGCGTTCTAAGCAGCGCGGACGATGCGTCGATTCACTGGTACCAAGCCGGCAAAGATTCGACGCTGACGATTTCTCCTGACACTTACGTATACCGCTTCGACTCCGAGAAGCCGTCCCGCGTCTCCGAGCTTACGCCGAATACGGAGCTGCTCGTGATCGCGAACGGAACAAAGGCGCTTTACGTGGAACAGCTTGATTCGGAAGAAATGGTCGAGCGGTTAAACGGTACGATCGAACGCGTCGTGGCGAACGACAGCAAAGTATGGGTATGGATCGGCGATGAGCCGGTTGCCATTCCTTACTCCAGCACAACGGCCATTACGAACGGTTCCGGAGCCGCAATAGCTGCCAGCGCGCTTACGGTTGACAGCGAAGTGGAAATTACGCGCGATACATACCGTTCCAAACAGCAAACGATCTCGATTAAAGTGAAATCGGCGCCGGTCAACAAAACCGGTCAAGGCACGGTCAGCTCGCTGCAGCTTAACCCTTCGTCCGTAACGGTGAAGGAAACAGCTTCCGGAAGCGAAACGAAATACGACGTTTCTCCTCAAGCGGACGTCATCTGGCAGGGACAAATTTTGGACGGCGGCTTATCGCAGCTTCGCGTCGGCGATGCCGTATCGTACGAAGTGAAAAACTCGATCGTTACCAAGATTACGATTACGCAAACATCGGCCAAGCTAGTGCGGGGCGAGTTTTACTCGGCAAGCAGCGACTTCAAAACGATTCAATACGTGAAAAACGCCGGATCAACGACAAGCTCCTTGGAAGCTAAATTCGTCGCATCGAACGCTGAAGTGACGATTGATGGCTTGACCGGAACGACCCTCGCGGATCTCGTTAAGGGCGACATCATGGATATTACGTTGAACGATAAGGATCAGGTGGCGGCCATCAAGGTTGTGAACCGAAAAGTAGAAATGCTTGCGGGCGCTACCGTTCTCAGCTACGACAGCGACTTGAAAGCTCTGTTCTTGAAAAAAGCTTCAGGCGAGCTCGTATCGGTATTCCTGACCGACAAAACGAAATTCGACATGAACGGCAGCTCGATCGTTCTTAGCGCAGCAGCGCCGCTGCTCACTAAAAATCGCAAGCTGACGGTCGGCTATACGGACGACAAAGCGATTCTCGTTCAGTTTGTGTACAAGTACAGCGGCATGGTAACAAGCATCAACGCGAACACGAACCAGGTGACGATTACGCAAAGCAACAGCTCCGTCGTCACGCTCCCGATGGATTACCCGGTTATCGTCGAAATGAATGGCAAGACCTCGGCAACGCTCACCGACGTAAAGGTTGGCGACACGGCAACGGCATTGCTCAATGCGAATCAGGACAAGGTGACGAGCCTCCAGGTACATTCTGCGAAGCAGGTGGAAGTGACTTCGGTTGATACGATCAATAAACGGTTTAAAGTGAAAAACAGCGACGGCTCGATTCTTGATCTGAACGGAAACGTGCTGGATCTGTTGAATGAGCAAGGCGAGAAAATCATGTTATCCAATCTCAAGACGGGACAAACCGGCAATCTGCAATATGTTGGAACGACTCCTGTAGGCTTCAAGCTGGTGAAAGTGACGGTGGGCAAGCTGACCGCGGTTACGCCGGATATCGTAACGGTCGTGGATTATAGCGGCAATGTCGTCAATTTCCCGCTGGACAAAGGTTATTCCGTCACGAAGAACGGATTAACGGGCACCGCGGCTGCCGCGGCGCTTCAACCCGGCGACCGCGTGGAAGTGAAGAAGGATGCCAAAGACCAGCTGGCGATTGCGGTCATCAGCGGCGTCAGCAAGAAGTTCTGGAAATACGAAGCGGCGTCCGGCGTACTTTCCGTGAAGCGGGCGACGCTGACAGAGGCCAATACGTACGCCGTTACTTCGGCGACGAAGATTACGCAAGGCGATCAGCCGATCGCGATCTCGCAGCTGAAAGACGGCGATGCGATTCTGCTCTATTTCTATCAGAATGCGCTTGTCGAAATCGTGAAATCGTAA
- a CDS encoding GerMN domain-containing protein, translated as MKRHMTTSILSVMLAAALIVPLSACGAKEQPLEQEQQVQGGGNTSTNEQDSGEITEPTDAETSVNTEAETNTDADVPAPTKEQISVYYTDDDMAALHEQKSDIEYADPEQKLAAVWLAIQADGANGEASLWKGVQLLSAKQDGTAVTLDLHIPDEARLGAPGEMLALQSLTRTFFQLPDIASIDVLVDGEAVDSLMGHEELEHPINKP; from the coding sequence ATGAAACGCCATATGACTACCAGTATCTTGTCGGTTATGCTAGCGGCAGCGCTTATCGTACCGCTAAGCGCATGCGGAGCCAAGGAACAGCCGCTCGAGCAGGAGCAGCAGGTTCAAGGAGGAGGCAATACCTCGACGAATGAGCAGGACAGCGGGGAAATTACCGAGCCAACCGATGCGGAGACGAGCGTGAATACGGAAGCAGAAACGAATACGGATGCGGATGTGCCTGCGCCGACCAAGGAGCAGATCTCCGTCTATTACACGGACGACGACATGGCGGCATTGCATGAGCAGAAGTCGGACATCGAATACGCCGATCCGGAGCAGAAGCTCGCAGCCGTATGGTTGGCGATCCAAGCGGATGGCGCAAACGGCGAAGCTTCCCTGTGGAAGGGCGTCCAGCTGTTGAGCGCCAAGCAGGACGGCACGGCCGTTACGTTGGATCTCCACATACCGGATGAAGCAAGATTGGGTGCTCCCGGAGAAATGCTGGCCCTCCAGTCGCTAACAAGAACGTTTTTCCAGCTTCCGGACATAGCGTCGATCGATGTGCTGGTCGACGGTGAAGCAGTCGACAGTTTAATGGGCCATGAAGAGCTGGAACATCCCATTAACAAACCTTAA
- a CDS encoding N-acetylmuramoyl-L-alanine amidase: MKKFVSAVMLLSLLISLFPSIVGAAEAPKLYLNGKLLQNAAEPKIVGASTLVPIRTVTEGLGFDVAWEKPNVTISNGETNMVLTVGDKSAVVNDQEVSLDAPALITVGSTMVPIRFVSEQFGLSVYWDKLTRSVHLYKESPVTDPPVTTPNPGEGSETPDTGNGSEQPVNPPATTSSLLNSIEYNGLGSIYLSYEGDFKDVKTEVLHSPERVVIDLPYMNFNAASFTPGFTQANSSSKVGEIVVDSHPTLQKIRYSYYSDKPDTVRVVLDLVAPTNVQTVKEGQSIRIDVLEQTGPPPEVVVPPVGPKIYKVVLDAGHGAHDPGALAVNGRKEKDYNLAITLKVKALLDKESKIKPYLTRSDDTFVELDDRADYANKLGADLFISFHANKTGSATVSGSETYYSRGDSITFANIIHRYLVAGTGFKDRKVRQADFRVIKKTTMPAILLEAGYLSNSGDTSVLFNDAKQDKIAAEIVAGIKEYLKLS, encoded by the coding sequence ATGAAGAAGTTTGTATCCGCTGTAATGCTGTTGTCGCTCCTCATCTCTTTGTTCCCCAGCATCGTGGGAGCAGCGGAAGCTCCAAAGCTTTATCTCAACGGGAAATTGCTCCAGAACGCGGCAGAGCCGAAAATCGTCGGTGCATCGACGCTCGTTCCGATCCGTACCGTAACGGAAGGACTTGGCTTTGATGTCGCTTGGGAGAAGCCGAATGTCACAATCTCCAACGGCGAAACGAATATGGTGCTGACCGTCGGCGATAAAAGCGCCGTCGTGAATGACCAGGAAGTGTCGCTTGACGCTCCTGCGCTGATTACGGTTGGCTCCACGATGGTGCCGATTCGTTTTGTCAGCGAGCAGTTTGGTTTAAGTGTATATTGGGACAAGCTTACGCGGTCCGTCCATCTTTATAAGGAAAGTCCCGTAACGGATCCGCCGGTTACGACGCCGAATCCCGGCGAAGGAAGCGAAACGCCCGACACCGGCAACGGTTCGGAGCAGCCGGTAAATCCGCCGGCAACCACCTCGTCATTGCTGAATTCGATCGAGTATAATGGTCTTGGCAGTATCTACCTTTCCTATGAAGGCGATTTCAAAGACGTGAAGACCGAGGTGCTGCACAGCCCGGAGCGGGTCGTCATTGATCTGCCGTATATGAATTTCAATGCCGCTTCGTTCACGCCGGGCTTCACGCAGGCGAACAGCTCGTCTAAGGTTGGCGAAATCGTCGTCGATTCCCATCCGACGCTGCAAAAAATCCGTTATTCTTATTATTCGGACAAGCCGGATACGGTGCGGGTCGTACTGGATTTGGTTGCGCCGACCAACGTACAAACGGTCAAAGAAGGCCAGTCGATCCGCATTGACGTCCTGGAGCAAACCGGTCCGCCGCCGGAAGTTGTCGTACCGCCGGTAGGACCGAAGATTTACAAGGTTGTGCTGGATGCCGGCCATGGCGCTCATGACCCGGGCGCGCTGGCCGTGAACGGCCGCAAGGAGAAGGATTACAACTTGGCGATCACGTTGAAGGTGAAGGCACTTTTGGACAAGGAATCGAAAATTAAACCGTACTTGACGCGCAGCGACGATACGTTCGTCGAGCTGGACGACCGCGCTGATTACGCGAACAAGCTCGGCGCCGACCTGTTTATTTCGTTCCATGCGAATAAGACGGGAAGCGCAACGGTTTCCGGTTCGGAGACGTATTACTCACGCGGGGACAGCATCACGTTCGCGAATATCATCCATAGGTATCTGGTTGCCGGGACGGGCTTCAAGGACCGTAAAGTGAGACAAGCCGATTTCAGAGTCATCAAAAAAACGACGATGCCGGCCATATTGCTTGAAGCCGGATACCTCTCCAACAGCGGAGATACTTCCGTGCTTTTCAACGATGCGAAGCAGGATAAGATCGCAGCCGAAATCGTAGCAGGAATCAAGGAATATTTAAAACTAAGCTAG
- a CDS encoding NAD-dependent epimerase/dehydratase family protein, which translates to MNVLITGATGSVGTGAAEALEAAGHQLRLADVKPMDSKLPFYLSDAREPGSLDTASEGVDVIIHTPAFHGIHMGKHSEQEFYDLNVTGTFNMFQSAVRNQVRRVVWLSSMSVFGSDFYAYTKKLGEQLCKFYHDKHGIEVVMLRPSDFTPYRDLLHYGERLLHGGVDRRDVIQAVAAAVQAPVSFGAYHIVRHDRFTAADVEAYAQSPIDVWEKAYPGAKRVIERHRFQLPPQIQVSDLRAEREELGYSPRHHFGTFLAELEESTR; encoded by the coding sequence TTGAACGTATTAATCACTGGCGCGACAGGGAGCGTAGGAACGGGAGCGGCAGAGGCGCTTGAGGCCGCTGGACATCAACTGAGACTAGCAGATGTGAAACCGATGGATTCCAAGCTGCCTTTCTATTTGTCCGATGCGCGGGAGCCGGGATCGCTGGATACGGCGTCGGAAGGCGTCGATGTTATCATCCATACGCCTGCTTTCCACGGCATACATATGGGCAAGCATTCCGAGCAGGAATTCTACGACTTAAACGTAACGGGGACGTTCAATATGTTTCAATCCGCCGTTCGCAATCAAGTGCGACGGGTTGTATGGCTGTCGAGCATGTCGGTGTTCGGATCGGATTTCTATGCGTACACAAAGAAGCTGGGCGAGCAGCTGTGCAAGTTTTATCACGACAAGCATGGCATTGAAGTCGTCATGCTGCGTCCTTCCGATTTTACGCCGTATCGTGATTTGCTGCATTACGGGGAACGGCTGCTCCACGGCGGCGTCGACCGCCGGGATGTCATTCAGGCTGTCGCTGCCGCGGTTCAGGCGCCGGTTTCATTCGGAGCCTATCATATCGTCCGTCACGATCGTTTCACGGCAGCTGATGTCGAGGCGTACGCGCAATCGCCGATCGATGTATGGGAGAAGGCATATCCGGGAGCAAAGCGCGTCATTGAACGGCATCGCTTTCAACTGCCACCCCAAATCCAAGTATCGGATTTGAGAGCGGAGCGCGAAGAGCTTGGGTATTCGCCGCGGCATCACTTCGGAACATTTCTGGCGGAACTGGAAGAGAGCACTAGATAA
- the leuD gene encoding 3-isopropylmalate dehydratase small subunit: MEAFKQLNGLVAPVDRVNVDTDAIIPKQFLKRIERSGFGQFLFFEWRWDEQGNVIDSFSLNQPRYQGSEVLISRANFGCGSSREHAPWAIMDYGFKVVIAPSFADIFYNNCFKNGILPIRLSEEQVEELFQRTTKTEGYKLNVDLENKTITDEAGLSISFDLDEHRRQFLLQGLDDIGLTLQHEDKISAYEASRVVF, encoded by the coding sequence ATGGAAGCTTTCAAACAACTGAACGGTCTTGTCGCACCGGTTGACCGTGTAAACGTAGATACAGACGCAATTATCCCGAAACAATTTTTGAAACGGATCGAGCGCAGCGGCTTTGGCCAGTTCCTATTCTTCGAATGGCGCTGGGATGAGCAAGGCAACGTCATCGACTCGTTCAGCCTTAACCAGCCGCGTTACCAAGGCTCTGAGGTACTGATCTCCCGCGCGAACTTCGGCTGCGGCTCTTCCCGTGAGCACGCGCCTTGGGCGATCATGGACTATGGCTTCAAAGTCGTCATCGCGCCGTCCTTCGCGGACATTTTCTACAATAACTGCTTCAAGAACGGCATTCTTCCGATCCGCTTGAGTGAAGAGCAAGTCGAGGAACTGTTCCAGCGCACGACGAAGACGGAAGGCTACAAGCTGAACGTCGATCTCGAGAACAAAACGATTACGGACGAAGCGGGTCTGAGCATCTCGTTCGATCTTGACGAGCACCGCCGCCAATTCCTGCTGCAAGGTCTGGACGACATCGGCCTGACGCTCCAGCATGAAGATAAAATCTCGGCATACGAAGCCAGCCGCGTCGTATTCTAA